One region of Rhodospirillaceae bacterium genomic DNA includes:
- a CDS encoding cell envelope integrity protein TolA, translating into MKIFRFAALLVALLISLPPAMAEELTSTGPMTRDDSAAIKYDDEAINEQVVRNWNVDPYVFQQCGKVLELRIALDPDGTVTKVDMPTGDEFSDACRQSAESARRAVLIASPLIFPSGNYPSAIRLRFNPDEMDW; encoded by the coding sequence ATGAAGATCTTTCGTTTTGCGGCGCTGCTTGTGGCACTGCTGATATCGCTCCCGCCGGCTATGGCCGAGGAACTGACGTCGACTGGACCCATGACCAGAGACGATAGCGCTGCGATCAAATACGATGACGAGGCGATCAACGAGCAGGTCGTGCGGAACTGGAACGTGGACCCCTACGTCTTCCAACAGTGCGGCAAGGTCCTTGAACTGCGCATTGCCTTGGACCCGGACGGGACCGTCACAAAGGTCGACATGCCCACGGGCGACGAGTTCAGCGATGCCTGTCGTCAATCGGCGGAATCGGCACGCCGTGCGGTCCTGATCGCCAGCCCATTGATATTCCCGAGCGGGAACTATCCATCGGCAATCCGCCTTCGCTTCAATCCTGATGAG
- a CDS encoding TetR/AcrR family transcriptional regulator, with protein MATRKTSPARKIPSPAVDLADMPPRERILQAAHALFYGQGIRAVGVEAVAATAGTNKMTLYRHFTSKDELVAEYLREVAAEIEAGWDRIGARHADDPRGHILAWLKDMGRQMERPESRGCPITNAAIEIPEAGHPGRQVIEDHKRGMRRRFAENCRKAGLKRADMIADQLLMLLDGAGVSLQTIGHGGGPITALTRHAEWLLGVDELKA; from the coding sequence ATGGCGACGCGAAAAACGAGCCCTGCCCGCAAGATACCATCGCCGGCTGTCGACCTCGCCGACATGCCGCCGCGCGAGCGCATTCTGCAGGCGGCCCACGCGCTGTTCTATGGCCAGGGCATCCGCGCCGTGGGCGTCGAGGCGGTGGCCGCCACCGCCGGCACCAACAAGATGACGCTCTATCGCCACTTCACCTCGAAGGACGAGTTGGTGGCCGAATACCTGCGCGAGGTGGCAGCCGAGATCGAGGCCGGCTGGGACCGGATCGGCGCCAGGCATGCCGATGATCCGCGCGGTCATATCCTCGCCTGGCTCAAAGACATGGGCCGGCAGATGGAGCGGCCGGAGAGCCGCGGCTGTCCCATCACCAATGCCGCCATCGAGATTCCGGAAGCCGGCCATCCCGGCCGCCAGGTGATCGAGGATCATAAGCGCGGCATGCGCCGGCGCTTTGCCGAAAATTGCCGCAAGGCCGGGTTGAAGCGCGCCGACATGATCGCCGACCAGCTCCTCATGCTGCTCGACGGTGCGGGGGTCTCGTTGCAGACAATCGGCCATGGCGGCGGCCCGATCACGGCCCTCACCCGCCATGCCGAATGGCTGCTGGGGGTGGACGAACTTAAGGCCTAG
- a CDS encoding NAD(P)H-binding protein, with product MKIGVTGASGQLGGLVLESLLGRGIAATDIVALTRDPAKLSAYAARGVTVRAGDFDKPADLTASLQGVERLLIIPASDLRPGIRTPQHRNAVNAAKSAGVKHVIYISTMGAHRGQDLFAAHLETEQAIYASGLAWTILRMGMYYDNLWMGSIAYALSAGVYAATAPTPAANVARSDVAAAAAALLASPGHDSFLYHATGPASQTPAEIAATIAEVFGKRSRPSP from the coding sequence ATGAAAATCGGTGTGACGGGTGCAAGCGGGCAGTTGGGTGGCCTGGTGTTGGAAAGCCTGCTTGGCCGGGGTATTGCCGCAACCGACATCGTGGCGTTGACCCGCGACCCAGCGAAGCTTTCGGCCTATGCCGCCAGGGGTGTGACAGTGCGCGCCGGCGATTTCGACAAGCCGGCGGACCTGACCGCGTCGCTCCAGGGCGTCGAGCGATTGCTGATCATCCCGGCCTCCGATCTCCGTCCCGGCATCCGCACGCCGCAACATCGGAACGCGGTCAACGCCGCGAAATCTGCCGGCGTGAAACACGTCATCTACATCTCGACCATGGGTGCTCATCGCGGGCAGGACCTGTTCGCAGCGCATCTCGAGACCGAGCAGGCGATCTACGCCTCTGGCCTAGCGTGGACCATCCTACGCATGGGCATGTATTACGACAATCTGTGGATGGGCTCGATCGCTTATGCGCTCAGCGCCGGCGTCTATGCCGCGACCGCACCGACCCCAGCCGCCAATGTCGCGCGCAGCGATGTGGCCGCGGCCGCCGCGGCGCTGCTTGCAAGCCCGGGCCATGACAGCTTCCTCTATCATGCGACCGGACCGGCTTCGCAAACCCCGGCCGAAATCGCCGCGACCATTGCCGAGGTCTTCGGCAAAAGGTCGAGGCCGTCACCGTGA
- a CDS encoding aspartate aminotransferase family protein, translating into MDPQALEQLLELAAGHAIRYRAGVADGFQGARRSFSEMRQTFAEPVPESGADAQTLIDHLARDAEPGLNAMTGPRFFGWVIGASHPVGVAADWLTSAWGQNAGNHVATPAAAAVEAVAAGWLLDLLDLPRACSVGFVTGATAANFVCLAAARGEVLRRVGWDAEAAGLFGAPPITVLIGDDAHTTVFSALQFLGLGHDRVVRVKTDAQGRMLVDDFAAAMAKVAGPSVVILQAGQINTGAFDNFATLIPLARAKGAWIHVDGAFGLWARASARLKPQAADLDQADSWATDGHKWLQTPYDCGYAIVRDEGAHRRAMTIAASYLPPTQEGERDPSHYVPELSRRARGFATWAIIKHLGRAGIAAMVERHCNVAQAMAEQFRSEPGISVLNDVTLNQMLLRFGTDTAPDEADRLTQRTIARIQQDGICFAGGAKWRGQQVMRLSIISGETTEAEGRIAADAICAAWRILRQQPR; encoded by the coding sequence ATGGACCCGCAGGCATTGGAGCAACTCCTGGAACTGGCGGCAGGCCATGCCATCCGCTACCGCGCCGGCGTCGCGGACGGATTCCAGGGGGCGCGGCGATCCTTTTCGGAGATGCGTCAGACCTTTGCCGAGCCCGTCCCGGAAAGCGGGGCTGACGCACAGACCCTCATCGACCATTTGGCCCGTGACGCTGAACCCGGGCTCAACGCCATGACCGGTCCGCGCTTTTTCGGCTGGGTGATCGGCGCCTCGCATCCGGTGGGCGTTGCCGCCGATTGGCTGACCAGCGCCTGGGGCCAGAATGCCGGCAATCATGTCGCGACCCCCGCGGCAGCCGCGGTCGAAGCTGTGGCCGCCGGCTGGCTGCTCGACCTTCTCGACCTGCCGCGCGCCTGCTCGGTGGGCTTCGTGACCGGCGCCACTGCCGCCAATTTTGTCTGTCTCGCGGCAGCACGCGGCGAGGTGCTGCGGCGCGTGGGATGGGACGCGGAAGCTGCCGGCCTGTTCGGCGCGCCACCCATCACCGTGCTGATCGGCGACGATGCGCACACGACGGTCTTTTCAGCGCTGCAGTTCTTAGGCTTAGGCCATGACCGGGTCGTGCGGGTGAAGACCGATGCGCAGGGCCGCATGCTGGTCGATGATTTTGCGGCGGCGATGGCAAAGGTGGCTGGACCCAGCGTCGTCATCCTGCAGGCGGGCCAGATCAACACCGGCGCCTTCGACAATTTTGCGACGCTCATCCCGCTGGCGCGCGCAAAAGGCGCCTGGATTCATGTCGATGGCGCCTTCGGCCTCTGGGCCCGCGCCAGCGCCCGGCTGAAACCTCAGGCGGCGGATCTGGATCAGGCGGATTCCTGGGCGACCGACGGTCATAAATGGCTGCAGACGCCCTATGATTGCGGCTATGCGATCGTGCGTGACGAGGGGGCGCATCGCCGCGCCATGACGATTGCGGCAAGCTACCTGCCGCCGACGCAAGAGGGCGAGCGCGATCCCAGCCATTACGTGCCGGAACTCTCGCGCCGGGCGCGGGGATTTGCCACCTGGGCCATCATCAAGCATCTGGGGCGGGCGGGCATCGCCGCCATGGTCGAGCGTCATTGCAACGTCGCGCAGGCGATGGCAGAGCAGTTCCGATCAGAGCCCGGTATCAGCGTCCTCAACGACGTGACGCTCAACCAGATGCTGCTGCGCTTCGGCACCGATACGGCGCCGGATGAGGCCGACCGTCTCACGCAACGGACCATCGCGCGCATCCAGCAGGACGGCATCTGCTTTGCCGGCGGGGCGAAATGGCGCGGCCAGCAGGTGATGCGGCTCTCCATCATCTCGGGCGAGACGACGGAAGCGGAAGGCCGCATCGCCGCCGACGCGATCTGCGCGGCCTGGCGCATCCTGCGCCAGCAGCCGCGCTGA
- a CDS encoding glutathione S-transferase family protein, with protein MSLTLYAHPLSSYCQKVLVAFYENGIAFDVRQLFDGDPEIGRDFAALWPIQRMPLLVDDGRVVAESSIIIEHLQRHHPGPVQLIPEESLEVRFMDRVFDNYLQTPQQRIVFDALRPAEHRDPFGVAEARKQLETSYRWLDAHLAGRRWAAGDVFTLADCSAAPALFYADWTHPIAPEFATLKAYRQRLLARPSFARAVDEARPYRHLFPLGAPDRD; from the coding sequence ATGTCGCTGACCCTCTATGCCCATCCCTTGTCCTCCTATTGCCAGAAGGTGCTGGTGGCCTTCTACGAGAACGGCATCGCCTTCGATGTCCGGCAGCTCTTCGATGGCGACCCGGAGATCGGGCGCGACTTTGCGGCATTGTGGCCGATCCAGCGTATGCCGCTGCTGGTCGATGATGGGCGCGTGGTCGCCGAATCCAGCATCATCATCGAGCATCTGCAGCGCCATCACCCGGGACCCGTCCAGCTCATTCCGGAGGAATCCCTGGAGGTGCGCTTCATGGACCGTGTGTTCGACAATTACCTCCAGACCCCACAGCAGAGGATCGTGTTCGACGCGCTCCGTCCGGCGGAACATCGCGATCCATTTGGTGTCGCCGAGGCCCGCAAGCAGTTGGAGACGAGTTATCGCTGGCTGGATGCGCATCTCGCCGGCCGGCGCTGGGCCGCGGGCGATGTGTTCACACTTGCCGATTGCTCGGCGGCCCCCGCCTTGTTCTATGCCGATTGGACGCATCCCATCGCGCCGGAATTTGCTACGCTCAAAGCCTATCGCCAGCGCCTGCTGGCCCGGCCGAGCTTCGCGCGCGCCGTCGATGAGGCCAGGCCTTATCGCCACCTTTTCCCCTTGGGTGCCCCCGATCGGGATTGA
- a CDS encoding DMT family transporter: MRVIALTALAILAFAGNSLLTRWALAPLPDGVPAIGAAEFVTLRLVAGALMLALLALRQRADVLPRRADLGGVLSLLAYGEAFTFAYLTLGAATGALILFATVQLTLALWATLRGTPLSGRDRLGLVIAFAGMAWLLAPGATAPPLVAALLMVLAGIAWGIYTMLGKGAADPFARTARNFIGAAPLALLLLPFAQLTVPTFHGAALAIASGAVTSGLGYVVWYAVLPRLKVATAGAAQLLVPVVAATGGILWLGESLSLKLAAVTVLVLGGIWLTIHAPKPR; the protein is encoded by the coding sequence TTGAGAGTCATCGCACTCACCGCGCTCGCCATCCTGGCCTTTGCCGGCAATTCGCTGCTGACGCGCTGGGCACTCGCGCCCTTGCCCGACGGTGTGCCAGCGATCGGCGCTGCTGAATTCGTGACGCTGCGCCTCGTCGCGGGCGCCCTGATGCTGGCGCTCCTTGCCTTGCGGCAGCGCGCCGATGTCCTGCCGCGCCGCGCCGATCTTGGCGGTGTGCTGTCGCTGCTGGCCTATGGCGAGGCCTTCACCTTCGCCTATCTCACCCTCGGGGCCGCGACTGGCGCGCTCATCCTGTTCGCGACCGTGCAGCTCACCCTTGCCCTCTGGGCGACCTTGCGCGGCACGCCGCTTTCGGGACGCGACCGGCTGGGCCTTGTCATCGCCTTTGCCGGCATGGCCTGGCTGCTGGCGCCGGGCGCCACGGCGCCGCCCCTGGTTGCGGCCCTCCTCATGGTGCTGGCCGGCATCGCCTGGGGCATCTACACGATGCTGGGCAAGGGGGCGGCCGATCCTTTTGCACGGACGGCGCGCAATTTCATCGGTGCCGCCCCCCTGGCCCTGCTGTTGCTGCCCTTCGCCCAGCTGACGGTGCCGACATTTCACGGCGCCGCCCTCGCCATCGCCTCCGGCGCCGTCACCTCGGGCCTCGGTTATGTCGTCTGGTACGCGGTGCTGCCGCGGCTGAAGGTGGCGACGGCGGGGGCCGCGCAATTGCTGGTGCCGGTGGTGGCGGCCACAGGTGGCATCCTGTGGCTGGGCGAATCCTTGTCGCTGAAACTGGCGGCGGTTACGGTGCTGGTCCTCGGCGGTATCTGGCTCACCATCCACGCGCCGAAGCCGCGCTGA
- a CDS encoding winged helix-turn-helix transcriptional regulator, whose product MSSQNQSSRQRPKSLVADARHLVATCAGWNSRLAARRISLFLDRELAETGFSAAQIGLLAEIASLTDDTLGALARRTGLEQSTLSRNLRTLEGMCLIEITLVENDLRRRAVWLTETGARRLEAAIPVWRKAQAKLGKLMAASLSPRLARAAAALPV is encoded by the coding sequence ATGAGCTCACAAAATCAATCGTCAAGGCAGCGACCAAAATCCCTGGTCGCTGATGCCCGCCATCTGGTCGCCACCTGCGCCGGCTGGAACAGCCGGCTGGCGGCGCGTCGGATATCCTTGTTTCTCGACCGGGAACTCGCCGAGACCGGTTTCAGTGCCGCGCAGATCGGATTGCTGGCGGAGATTGCGTCGCTCACCGACGATACGCTGGGGGCGCTCGCCAGGCGCACCGGCCTTGAGCAATCCACCCTGTCGCGCAATCTCCGCACGCTGGAAGGCATGTGCCTTATCGAGATCACGCTGGTTGAGAACGACCTCCGCCGCCGCGCCGTCTGGCTCACCGAAACGGGTGCGCGGCGCCTGGAGGCGGCGATCCCGGTCTGGCGCAAGGCCCAGGCCAAGCTCGGCAAACTCATGGCGGCCAGCCTGTCGCCGCGCCTCGCCCGTGCCGCCGCGGCGCTTCCGGTCTGA
- a CDS encoding DUF488 domain-containing protein: MLRPRKQELSVKRIYDPPARTDGQRILVDRLWPRGINKDKAAIDLWLKDLAPSNELRQRFHGHPAEWDAFRAAYAHELEGEAAMAAVATLRARLAQGPVTLLYAARDTAHNNALALKAWLEES; encoded by the coding sequence ATGCTCCGACCCCGCAAACAAGAGCTTTCAGTCAAGCGCATCTACGATCCGCCGGCCAGGACGGACGGCCAGCGCATCCTGGTCGACCGGCTGTGGCCGCGCGGCATCAACAAGGACAAGGCCGCCATCGATCTGTGGCTGAAGGATCTCGCCCCCAGCAACGAACTGCGCCAGCGCTTCCATGGGCATCCCGCCGAATGGGACGCCTTCCGCGCCGCCTATGCGCACGAGCTAGAAGGGGAGGCGGCGATGGCGGCGGTCGCGACCTTGCGCGCACGACTTGCCCAAGGACCGGTCACCTTGCTCTATGCCGCGCGCGATACCGCGCACAACAATGCGCTCGCCCTCAAGGCCTGGCTGGAGGAATCATGA
- a CDS encoding cysteine synthase family protein, which produces MINAKETILSGIGGTSLLPLRRIRPGTGARILLKLESENPTGSMKDRMALAMIEAAEKDGRLLPGGSVVEYTGGSTGVSLALVCAVKGYPLHIVTSDAFAAEKLEHMRRLGAELQVLRSDSGRMTEKLTRDMIEAARIVAERTASFWTDQMKNTDQLAAYHRMAEEIWAQTAGKVDAFVQSVGTAASLRGNAEALRRFNPATRIIAVEPAESSVLSGGATGAHKIDGIGAGYVVPLWQRDIAQRIERISTEEAKDMAARLGREEGIFAGTSTGANVVAALRDAEAMGPDATIVTVMCDTGMKYLSRR; this is translated from the coding sequence ATGATCAACGCGAAAGAAACCATCCTCAGCGGTATCGGCGGCACCAGCCTGCTGCCCCTGCGCCGCATCCGGCCCGGAACCGGCGCCCGCATCCTCCTCAAGCTGGAAAGCGAGAATCCCACCGGCAGCATGAAGGACCGCATGGCGCTGGCCATGATCGAGGCTGCCGAGAAGGACGGCCGCCTTTTGCCTGGCGGGTCGGTAGTCGAATATACCGGCGGCAGCACCGGCGTCTCCCTGGCGCTGGTCTGCGCGGTCAAGGGCTATCCGCTCCACATCGTGACCTCGGATGCCTTCGCCGCCGAGAAGCTCGAACATATGAGGCGGCTGGGCGCAGAGCTCCAGGTGCTCCGCAGCGACAGCGGCCGCATGACCGAAAAACTCACTCGCGACATGATCGAGGCGGCACGCATCGTCGCCGAGCGGACCGCCAGCTTCTGGACCGACCAGATGAAGAACACCGACCAGCTTGCCGCCTATCATCGGATGGCGGAGGAGATCTGGGCGCAGACGGCGGGCAAGGTCGACGCCTTCGTGCAGAGCGTCGGCACCGCGGCCTCCCTGCGCGGCAATGCCGAAGCCCTGCGCCGCTTTAATCCCGCCACCCGCATCATCGCCGTCGAACCAGCCGAATCCTCGGTCCTCTCGGGCGGTGCCACCGGCGCCCACAAGATCGACGGCATCGGCGCGGGCTACGTCGTACCCCTATGGCAAAGAGATATCGCCCAACGCATCGAACGCATCTCGACGGAGGAGGCGAAGGACATGGCAGCAAGGCTTGGCCGCGAGGAAGGCATTTTCGCCGGCACCTCGACCGGCGCCAATGTCGTGGCGGCCCTGCGCGACGCCGAAGCGATGGGGCCGGATGCCACAATCGTCACGGTCATGTGCGATACGGGCATGAAATATCTCAGCCGGCGCTGA